From Apilactobacillus bombintestini:
GTAGTTGATGTTGAGTTTCTCTAGCTAATAGGAACTTCAACATATCACGAACACCTTCGTCATCAGTCATGTCGTATAGACGGCTAACTTGTAGACGAGCTTGTGATTCACGAACTACGTTAAAACGCATGTCAGCAACTAAGTTACCACTGGAAGTTACGTAACCGGCGTTCCAAGCAGCACCGTTAGGGTTGTTTAGACCGGCAGTTAAACCGTGAACTAAAGCATGTTCTGGATCCATACCAGATAGTAATGCTGCCTTAGAAGGGTCTTTCTTCATTTCTTCAGCAGTCATAGTAGTTGGGGCACCTTCTAATAGGTAACCAATCATAGTAGAAATCATTTCCACGTGACCGATTTCTTCAGTACCAGTGTCTAATAATAGGTCTTTGTACTTTTCGTCACCAGTGGATGACCAGCCTTGTGATAGGTATGACATCATACCAGTAGTTTCACCCCATTGGCCACCTAGAGCTTCTTGGAGACGGCGTGCCATAATTGGATCTGGACGATCTGGCTTAGCGTTGTATTGTAACTTACGAGTGTGTTTGAACATAAAAAATTCCCACTTTCCTTAATGCTAGGCGAATTGAAACGGATCCATATTAATCTCAAGTAGAGATATCCCAATAATATAAAACGATTCATTTCCCATACATAATTATTATAATTTTCGAAACATAAGCATAATTAATTACTTAATATCTCGTGTACGATTTAATATACCACAACATATATTTTCCACCTACTATTATTACTCGAAAAATTTAAACTTTTTTCTAAAAGAGAGGATAAAACATTGCCATGAATGGGTTTTATCGTTTGAAAAAAATTTGGATAATTTT
This genomic window contains:
- a CDS encoding manganese catalase family protein is translated as MFKHTRKLQYNAKPDRPDPIMARRLQEALGGQWGETTGMMSYLSQGWSSTGDEKYKDLLLDTGTEEIGHVEMISTMIGYLLEGAPTTMTAEEMKKDPSKAALLSGMDPEHALVHGLTAGLNNPNGAAWNAGYVTSSGNLVADMRFNVVRESQARLQVSRLYDMTDDEGVRDMLKFLLARETQHQLQFMKAQEELEEKYGVIVPGNMGDIEHDEFTHVLMNFSDGEGSRAFEGQVAKDGKKFTYQENPEAMGGIPKTKPADPRLHNDQG